One part of the Hydra vulgaris chromosome 01, alternate assembly HydraT2T_AEP genome encodes these proteins:
- the LOC105848809 gene encoding melanopsin-B, whose product MDAVRTTLLTIALCAIITNIVSVYFLYKKRLKNNYVILCINLSLSDLLQSFAGYIPVIFFKPNLQKATTLCKLSAFFVAFPSFTTIATLTAISLSRLLLLTTRYNINQINYKKLFTKVAILSWVYGFTWAVLPLLGFSSYALENTNTRCSINFSLRNRIEKVYLILLMAFVFFIPVLIILSSCYFTADLMSTKYKYFCLTYGKENVEAKRFKEKEKKAFSSFILMVFSFIVCWTPYTIIGCLSTFTSAKTPKWLTEVASLFAKLSALVNPFVYFWKDTLLKKSTIFKRKQESKLFNIDINRYR is encoded by the coding sequence atggacGCAGTGAGAACCACTTTATTGACTATTGCTTTATGTGCAATAATCACAAACATCGTTTCTGTATACTTTCTTTACAAAAAACGTCTTAAAAACAACTACGTTATCCTGTGTATCAACCTATCTTTGAGTGATTTACTGCAAAGTTTTGCGGGATACATAccagtaatattttttaaaccaaatttacaaaaagctaCAACACTGTGTAAATTGTCTgcattttttgttgcttttccGTCATTCACAACAATTGCAACCCTCACAGCAATATCTCTTTCAAGACTTTTGCTACTAACTACGCGATATAACattaatcaaattaattataaaaaattatttaccaaaGTTGCAATACTCTCGTGGGTCTATGGATTTACTTGGGCTGTTCTACCACTTTTAGGATTTTCTTCATACGCATTAGAAAATACAAACACTCGATGTTCAATTAACTTTTCACTTAGAAATAGAATCGAAAaggtttatttaatattattgatggcctttgtattttttattcctgttttaataattttatcttcgTGTTACTTTACAGCGGACCTAATGAGCACaaagtacaaatatttttgtttgacatACGGAAAAGAAAATGTCGAAGCAAAAAgattcaaagaaaaagaaaaaaaagcattttcatCGTTTATACTAATGGTGTTTTCATTTATAGTTTGTTGGACACCATATACAATAATTGGTTGTTTATCAACTTTTACATCAGCTAAAACACCAAAATGGCTAACGGAAGTAGCATCTCTTTTCGCAAAATTATCCGCACTAGTGAATCCTTTTGTTTACTTCTGGAAAgatactttattgaaaaaaagtactatttttaaaagaaaacaagaatcaaaactatttaatattgatataaatagATATAGGTAG
- the LOC105848810 gene encoding uncharacterized protein LOC105848810, producing MKLLSLLFLAVIASLLLSCPAKKTYKNKVLNRSFLSSLKSLLPDYFSEKQCQATKQKNETPSAARGDSPIKSFGYPDFNINAKSVSLDPKTSLSVISSFKSPINLGVYDFLIAGKPNELQAFFNCFSDYEVNGFILTENGKWEKNKGTIKIQLSNLIKAPKVTESVFEMIFSLGIDKITKYLDPKAIIGQSLFGNPNVLNNIEKIKEAWRLAKKYLPIPDNLVDKVAEICAKDIPLNKKIKEFFNLLKSAQNTLSDFKKQWKGKDNVNRNSKVLVSLTMYSKPENNVRATYDTGKSAIKLKDIGDAVNIFMTKIA from the exons atgaagttaTTATCCCTCCTGTTTCTTGCTGTAATTGcatctttattattatcatgtccagcaaaaaaaacatacaaaaataaagtcTTGAATCGTTCATTTTTGTCTAGCTTAAAAAGTCTTCTTCCCGATTATTTCTCTGAAAAGCAGTGTCAGgcaactaaacaaaaaaatgag acaccTAGTGCAGCTAGAGGTGACTCTCCAATCAAATCCTTTGGATACCCAGATTTTAACATAAACGCAAAAAGTGTTAGCTTAGACCCAAAAACATCGCTCTCAGTTATTTCGAGCTTTAAAAGCCCAATAAATCTAGGAGTATACGATTTTTTAATTGCTGGTAAACCAAATGAGTTGCaagctttttttaactgttttagtGATTATGAAGTAAATGGGTTTATTTTGACTGAAAATGGAAAATGGGAGAAAAATAAAGGAACTATAAAAATACAGCTGTCAAATTTAATCAAAGCTCCTAAGGTTACAGAAAGTGTGTTTGAAATGATATTTTCTCTCGGAATAGATaaaattacaaagtatttagatCCAAAAGCCATAATAGGTCAGTCGTTGTTTGGTAATCCAAACGTTTtgaacaatattgaaaaaattaaagaagcaTGGAGattagctaaaaaatatttacctatTCCCGACAACCTTGTGGATAAAGTAGCAGAAATATGTGCCAAAGACATTcctttgaacaaaaaaataaaagaattttttaatttgttaaaaagtgcACAAAATACAttatcagattttaaaaaacaatggaaaGGAAAGGATAACGTTAATAGAAATTCAAAAGTGTTGGTTTCTTTGACAATGTATTCGAAACCAGAAAATAATGTGAGGGCAACTTATGATACTGGAAAAtcagcaataaaattaaaagatatcgGCGAtgcagtaaatatatttatgacaaAGATTGCATAg